One Edaphobacter lichenicola DNA window includes the following coding sequences:
- a CDS encoding molybdopterin-dependent oxidoreductase codes for MTPISRRKLITSGLAATAGVSGLAVASHLSRRFGLIPPDCAGPYGLGTTLTYAAQRLITTHSLARQFPRGMISKMPFANAIAPPNADFKAHQANGFANWKLAVDGMVAHPTSFSLSDLRSMALSSQITEVACEEGWSYIAEWIGTPLIDVLHSAGILPQSRYIVYHSIEGDWWDSIDMADALHPQTLLTWGMNDGDLPVSFGGPLRLRVPRQLGYKSVKFIQRITATDSLKGFGKGLGSSEPEFGYAWYAGI; via the coding sequence ATGACTCCCATCTCACGACGCAAGCTCATCACCTCTGGCCTGGCCGCGACCGCCGGAGTCTCGGGCCTCGCCGTCGCCTCCCATCTCTCGCGCCGCTTCGGACTCATCCCACCCGACTGCGCCGGCCCCTATGGCCTCGGCACCACACTCACCTACGCCGCGCAGCGCCTCATCACCACGCACTCACTGGCACGTCAGTTCCCACGCGGAATGATCTCGAAGATGCCATTCGCCAACGCAATCGCCCCGCCGAATGCGGACTTCAAGGCTCATCAGGCAAACGGATTCGCCAACTGGAAGTTGGCCGTCGATGGTATGGTCGCGCATCCCACCAGTTTCTCGCTCTCCGATCTCCGCAGCATGGCTCTTAGCAGCCAGATCACCGAGGTCGCCTGCGAAGAGGGCTGGTCCTACATCGCCGAGTGGATCGGCACCCCGCTCATCGACGTGCTGCACAGCGCCGGGATTCTGCCGCAGTCGCGTTACATTGTCTACCACTCCATCGAGGGCGACTGGTGGGACAGCATCGACATGGCCGACGCCCTCCACCCTCAGACGCTCCTCACCTGGGGCATGAACGACGGGGACCTCCCGGTCTCCTTCGGCGGCCCTCTTCGCCTGCGCGTCCCCCGCCAGCTCGGCTACAAGAGTGTGAAGTTCATCCAACGCATCACAGCCACCGATTCGCTCAAAGGCTTCGGAAAGGGTTTGGGTTCCTCGGAACCCGAATTCGGCTATGCCTGGTATGCAGGCATCTAA
- a CDS encoding KpsF/GutQ family sugar-phosphate isomerase gives MSSKASSPSDSPRPSEFVRIEAAALNELALRLDTAMLAPFTQAVDHLLQAAANQTRVIVTGIGKSGIIARKIAATFRSTGTPAHFLHAAEAIHGDLGMLAPGGIVIALSYSGETEELLRLLPTLKRLNTTLIAISGCATSTLAQASNIFLDAGVSVEACTLNLAPTASTTVMLALGDALALEVSRLRQWTPEDFADLHPGGRIGRRLARVRELMHTGDALPQVGESTPMPQVIYEMSRKKLGMTTVLKDGHLAGMISDGDLRRLLERDGSHALEHTAAEILNSHPHTIAGSALASSALAIMEDKKITSLIVVAPDGRVEGVVHLHDLWTLQLT, from the coding sequence ATGTCCAGCAAAGCCTCCAGCCCATCCGACTCACCGCGTCCCTCCGAGTTCGTCCGCATCGAGGCAGCCGCTCTCAACGAGCTCGCCCTCCGCCTCGACACCGCGATGCTCGCGCCGTTCACCCAGGCCGTCGATCATCTCCTTCAAGCCGCTGCGAATCAGACCCGCGTCATCGTCACCGGCATCGGCAAGAGCGGCATCATCGCGCGCAAGATCGCCGCCACTTTTCGCTCCACCGGCACGCCGGCGCACTTCCTCCACGCTGCCGAAGCGATTCACGGCGATCTCGGCATGCTCGCGCCCGGCGGCATCGTGATAGCCCTCTCCTACAGCGGCGAAACAGAAGAGCTGCTCCGCCTCCTCCCCACGCTCAAGCGCCTCAACACCACGCTGATCGCCATCAGCGGCTGCGCCACCTCAACCCTCGCCCAGGCCAGCAACATCTTCCTCGACGCAGGCGTCTCTGTGGAAGCCTGCACCCTCAACCTCGCACCCACCGCCTCCACCACCGTCATGCTCGCCCTCGGCGACGCCCTCGCCCTCGAAGTAAGCCGCCTCCGCCAATGGACGCCCGAAGACTTCGCCGACCTCCACCCCGGCGGCCGCATCGGCAGACGCCTTGCCCGTGTCCGCGAGCTGATGCACACCGGAGATGCCCTCCCACAAGTCGGCGAATCCACACCCATGCCGCAGGTCATCTACGAGATGTCGCGAAAGAAACTCGGCATGACCACCGTCCTCAAAGACGGCCACCTTGCCGGCATGATCTCCGACGGCGACCTCCGCCGACTCCTCGAGCGCGACGGCTCTCACGCCCTCGAACACACCGCAGCCGAGATCCTGAACTCACATCCTCACACCATTGCAGGCAGTGCCCTGGCCTCCTCGGCCCTGGCCATCATGGAGGACAAGAAGATCACCTCACTCATCGTCGTAGCCCCAGACGGCCGGGTAGAAGGTGTCGTCCACCTCCACGACCTATGGACCCTGCAACTCACCTGA
- the alaC gene encoding alanine transaminase produces the protein MEEFRRLTRLPAYVFNITSELKAAARKRGEDIIDFGMGNPDGATPKHIVDKLIEAAQRTATHRYSLSRGVPRLRRAICNWYKRRYDVDLDPETEAIVTIGSKEGIAHLCLAVLDDEDTVAVPNPSYPIHIFGPVIAGSKVQSIPMRGGTAEALLEELEHDLPRMEPRPKLLILNFPSNPTAQCVELSFFERIVALCRELGIYIVHDLAYADIVFDGYRAPSILEVAGAKEIAVEFFTLSKSYNMPGWRVGFMVGNPKLVAALGRIKSYFDYGTFTPIQVAAICALDGPQECVAEIRDIYKERRDVLVPGLNKLGWPVELPKATMFAWARIPEQYKGLGSIEFSKKLLLEAKVAVSPGVGFGEHGDGHVRFSLIENEERTRQALRGIKQMFKAG, from the coding sequence ATGGAAGAATTTCGAAGGCTGACACGGCTGCCGGCGTATGTATTCAACATCACAAGCGAGCTGAAGGCTGCGGCACGCAAGCGTGGTGAGGACATCATTGATTTCGGGATGGGGAATCCCGACGGCGCGACGCCGAAGCATATCGTCGACAAGCTGATTGAAGCGGCGCAGCGGACGGCTACGCATCGGTACTCGTTGTCGCGTGGCGTTCCTCGACTGCGTCGGGCGATTTGTAACTGGTACAAGCGGCGCTACGATGTGGATCTCGATCCGGAGACCGAGGCGATCGTTACGATCGGTTCGAAGGAGGGGATTGCGCATCTTTGTCTGGCGGTGCTGGATGACGAGGATACCGTCGCTGTGCCGAATCCGAGTTATCCGATTCATATCTTTGGGCCAGTGATTGCGGGTTCGAAGGTGCAGAGCATTCCGATGCGAGGCGGGACTGCGGAGGCGCTGCTGGAGGAGTTGGAGCATGATCTACCACGCATGGAGCCGCGGCCGAAGCTGCTGATTCTGAACTTTCCTTCGAACCCTACGGCGCAGTGTGTGGAGCTTTCGTTCTTTGAGCGAATTGTGGCGCTGTGCAGGGAGTTGGGGATCTACATCGTTCACGATCTGGCCTATGCGGACATTGTGTTTGATGGATATCGTGCTCCGAGCATCCTGGAAGTTGCTGGGGCGAAGGAGATCGCGGTGGAGTTCTTTACGCTCTCGAAGAGTTACAATATGCCGGGTTGGCGGGTGGGCTTCATGGTGGGAAACCCCAAGCTGGTCGCGGCTTTGGGACGCATCAAGAGCTACTTCGACTATGGGACTTTTACGCCGATTCAGGTGGCGGCGATCTGCGCGCTGGATGGGCCGCAGGAGTGTGTGGCGGAGATTCGCGATATTTACAAGGAACGGCGGGATGTTCTGGTGCCGGGGCTGAATAAGCTGGGATGGCCGGTGGAGTTGCCGAAGGCGACCATGTTTGCGTGGGCGCGGATTCCGGAGCAGTATAAAGGGCTTGGATCTATTGAGTTTTCGAAGAAGCTGCTGCTGGAGGCGAAGGTTGCAGTGAGCCCTGGCGTGGGTTTTGGCGAGCATGGGGATGGGCATGTGCGGTTTTCGCTGATTGAAAACGAGGAGCGGACACGGCAGGCGCTGCGGGGGATCAAGCAGATGTTCAAGGCGGGTTGA
- the gltX gene encoding glutamate--tRNA ligase → MTNSISTSDTPIRVRIAPSPTGDPHVGTAYIGLINYLYARQRNGKFVLRIEDTDRARFVATSEQEIFNSLRWLGLTWDEGPDLGGPYGPYRQSERTEIYREHVELLLANGTAYRSFETPEELEALRQRQIAAKLPPRYDGAHRELSQALIDAYLAEGRPYTVRLKVPAGDPAFTEFRDELRGVIRFEHSNVDDQVLMKSDGFPTYHLANVVDDHLMHITDVIRAEEWISSTPKHVLLYNAFGWAIPRFWHMPLLRNLDKSKISKRKNPVSLIYYRQAGFLPEAMINFLGLMGGGMPAPTADSTPAQPATKAPNKPSETDIFTLPDMVARFDVKNIRLGGPVFDLTKLKWLNGEYIRALTPEKFYAALRETILSDAYLQQIAPLVQTRIETLGEFGNLTHFLFADDIMAPAEVFVPKKRTPEETLAFAAEQLTLLEATDWTHEALEPALKQLGEAQQWSVKENFMLLRAILTGSTMSPPLLESMIVFGKSRTLDRVRRFLETQKKLANTKK, encoded by the coding sequence ATGACAAATAGCATCAGCACCTCCGATACCCCCATCCGCGTCCGCATCGCTCCCTCCCCCACCGGCGACCCCCACGTAGGCACCGCCTACATCGGCCTCATCAACTACCTCTACGCCCGCCAGCGCAACGGAAAATTCGTCCTCCGCATCGAGGACACCGACCGCGCCCGCTTCGTCGCCACCTCCGAGCAGGAGATCTTCAACTCCCTCCGCTGGCTCGGCCTCACCTGGGACGAAGGCCCCGACCTCGGCGGCCCCTACGGCCCCTATCGCCAATCCGAGCGCACCGAAATCTACCGCGAGCACGTCGAGCTCCTCCTTGCCAACGGCACCGCCTACCGCTCCTTTGAAACTCCTGAAGAATTAGAGGCTCTGAGACAACGCCAGATCGCCGCCAAGCTCCCACCACGCTACGACGGCGCCCACCGCGAACTCTCCCAGGCACTAATCGACGCCTACCTCGCCGAAGGCCGCCCCTACACCGTCCGCCTCAAAGTCCCCGCCGGCGACCCTGCCTTCACCGAGTTTCGAGACGAACTCCGCGGCGTCATCCGCTTCGAGCACTCCAACGTCGACGATCAGGTCCTCATGAAGTCCGACGGCTTCCCCACCTATCACCTCGCCAACGTCGTCGACGACCACCTCATGCACATCACTGACGTCATCCGCGCCGAAGAGTGGATCTCCTCCACGCCCAAGCACGTCCTGCTCTACAACGCCTTCGGCTGGGCTATCCCGCGCTTCTGGCACATGCCCCTCCTGCGCAATCTCGACAAGTCAAAAATCTCCAAGCGCAAAAATCCCGTCTCCCTCATCTACTACCGCCAGGCCGGCTTCCTCCCCGAAGCCATGATCAACTTCCTCGGCCTCATGGGCGGCGGCATGCCCGCACCCACCGCCGACTCCACCCCCGCCCAGCCGGCCACCAAAGCCCCAAACAAACCAAGCGAGACCGACATCTTCACCCTCCCCGACATGGTCGCCCGCTTCGACGTCAAAAACATCCGCCTCGGCGGCCCCGTCTTCGACCTCACCAAACTCAAGTGGCTCAACGGCGAATACATCCGCGCCCTCACCCCCGAAAAGTTCTACGCTGCACTCCGCGAAACCATCCTAAGCGACGCCTACCTCCAACAGATCGCCCCACTCGTACAAACCCGCATCGAAACCCTCGGTGAGTTCGGCAACCTAACCCACTTCCTCTTCGCCGACGACATCATGGCCCCCGCCGAAGTCTTCGTCCCCAAAAAACGCACCCCAGAGGAAACCCTCGCCTTCGCCGCCGAGCAACTCACCCTCCTCGAAGCAACCGACTGGACCCACGAAGCCCTCGAACCCGCCCTCAAGCAACTAGGCGAAGCCCAGCAGTGGTCCGTCAAAGAAAACTTCATGCTCCTCCGCGCCATCCTCACCGGCAGCACCATGTCTCCGCCGCTGCTCGAAAGCATGATCGTCTTCGGCAAATCCCGCACCCTCGACCGCGTCCGCCGCTTCCTCGAAACCCAGAAGAAACTAGCCAACACAAAAAAATAG
- a CDS encoding protein-disulfide reductase DsbD N-terminal domain-containing protein translates to MTRSTGLTRFFAGLLIGLPVVLAAQQVGNLDAPVVKPKSYVVYGAEPQSVAAGKRSVLELHFRVLDGYHVNSHSPKSELLIPTRIELQPATGVKAEAVEYPSGTSYSFSFDPTEKLDVYSGAFTVKLPVVAEAGMHTVDGTLRYQACDHAACYPPKSLPVQVIFTAK, encoded by the coding sequence GTGACGCGATCGACGGGATTGACGAGGTTCTTTGCGGGATTGCTGATCGGGTTGCCGGTCGTGTTGGCGGCGCAGCAGGTCGGTAATCTTGATGCTCCTGTGGTGAAGCCGAAGTCGTATGTTGTGTATGGTGCTGAGCCGCAGAGTGTCGCGGCAGGGAAGCGCAGCGTGCTGGAGCTGCACTTTCGCGTGCTGGATGGCTACCATGTGAACTCGCATTCGCCGAAGTCGGAGCTGTTGATTCCGACCAGGATTGAGCTGCAGCCGGCTACGGGGGTGAAGGCTGAGGCGGTTGAGTATCCGTCCGGGACGTCGTACAGCTTTAGCTTCGATCCGACGGAGAAGCTGGATGTTTATTCGGGTGCGTTTACGGTGAAGCTGCCGGTGGTGGCCGAGGCGGGGATGCATACGGTGGATGGGACGCTGCGGTATCAGGCGTGCGATCATGCGGCGTGCTATCCGCCGAAGAGCCTGCCGGTTCAGGTGATCTTCACGGCCAAATAG
- a CDS encoding TlpA family protein disulfide reductase, which produces MKRSGLVFGVMVVGIALLLWAGWHNLRERRLAMQQAQENHVVLVPEKAGSAAQTDSQSPEAEAMQMRGKVAPGFTLTTLDGKKVSLSDYKGRPVLVNFWATWCGPCKVEMPWFEEFRKQYAAQGFEILGLADDVDAGKDAIAKVAQKTGVTYPILLTDGKIQKAYGGPDGMDYLPMSFYVDKNGVIVEETAGLGSKDEIEAHIKKIVASGATAAAGGQ; this is translated from the coding sequence GTGAAGCGGAGTGGATTGGTCTTTGGTGTGATGGTGGTTGGGATTGCGCTGCTGTTGTGGGCGGGATGGCACAATCTGCGCGAGCGGCGGCTTGCGATGCAGCAGGCCCAGGAGAACCACGTGGTTCTTGTGCCTGAGAAGGCGGGATCGGCAGCGCAGACGGATTCGCAGTCTCCTGAAGCGGAAGCGATGCAGATGCGTGGCAAGGTTGCCCCTGGTTTTACGCTTACGACTTTGGATGGCAAGAAGGTTTCGCTGAGCGACTACAAGGGGCGGCCGGTGCTGGTGAACTTCTGGGCGACGTGGTGCGGGCCATGCAAGGTGGAGATGCCGTGGTTTGAAGAGTTTCGCAAGCAGTATGCGGCGCAGGGCTTTGAGATACTCGGACTGGCCGATGACGTGGATGCGGGTAAGGATGCGATTGCGAAGGTGGCGCAGAAGACCGGCGTGACCTATCCCATTTTGCTGACTGATGGGAAGATTCAGAAGGCTTATGGTGGACCGGATGGGATGGACTATCTGCCGATGTCGTTCTACGTCGACAAGAACGGCGTGATCGTCGAAGAGACGGCTGGGCTTGGCAGCAAGGACGAGATCGAGGCGCACATCAAGAAGATAGTTGCTTCGGGAGCGACGGCGGCGGCGGGTGGACAGTGA
- a CDS encoding nuclear transport factor 2 family protein → MHIADHLKSLEERLLDPTIRRDSEAVAAHLTDDFLEFGGSGRVFDKAAILEDLQDEPPRPPSLLSDFKTRELAPNVILATYKATRRNAAGEPIGQSWRSSIWTHVNGQWQITFHQGTPIPATPDPPSTQK, encoded by the coding sequence ATGCACATCGCCGACCACCTGAAGTCCCTCGAAGAACGGCTCCTCGACCCAACCATCCGCCGCGACTCCGAAGCAGTCGCCGCCCATCTCACCGACGACTTCCTCGAGTTCGGAGGCTCAGGCCGAGTCTTCGACAAAGCCGCCATCCTCGAAGACCTCCAAGACGAGCCACCCCGCCCACCCTCCCTCCTCTCCGACTTCAAAACCCGAGAACTAGCCCCCAACGTCATCCTCGCCACCTACAAAGCCACCCGCCGAAACGCCGCCGGAGAACCAATCGGCCAGTCCTGGCGCAGCTCCATCTGGACGCACGTCAACGGCCAATGGCAGATCACCTTCCACCAGGGCACCCCAATCCCCGCCACCCCAGATCCACCTTCAACCCAAAAATAA
- a CDS encoding S53 family peptidase produces the protein MKQLRRVVLPLLTVALLFSSLPSFSQTPEPRIKGAITETSRAVLPNSRSPRVRTAEDLGAVSSDTTIPGITLVFKRSATQETTLQELLSAQQNPSSPLYHHWLTPEIFATRFSVSDQDIAATQSWLASRGFHIDRVSRSRDRITFSGTAAQVDAAFGTELHHYRTVDNETHFAPAADLTLPAELAPVTAAILHLSDFRPKPNVKLQTRPQPDYTTLSTQTHYLGPQDIATMYDLNTLYSSGFNGSGQGLAVVGQSYAGSAVSFFKGNLSPGSGNISFVLVPGSGVEAISPGDEGESEIDLEYSSGIATEANIFFVHVGANQNYDVFDALAFTIDQNIAPVVSISYGICEPLMSAADLDQGNALFEQAAAQGQTLVAAAGDSGSTACAAYPSSEVTATQQQALSVSYPADSPYVTAVGGTQMATGTFAPGASQYWSTASNGNLISSLLSYVPEVVWNEGSSSFGIAASGGGTSAHFSRPTWQTSVPGISSGAYRLLPDIALQSSIKSPGFLFCSDDPSLTNSQGQSASCANGLGGSNTNFPVAGGTSFATPIFAGLIAILNQAQQETGQGNINPILYGLASNPASYAAVFHDIVSGTNACAAGTPSCAAPGESGYPATPGYDEATGLGSVDFGQLAKALPPSPTTKLIPTTIRINSVFTDTPGDIAVQITVGPASSPVNAVALTGGVSVSLDGTVLNPSLAFPSTPYYNDGGQLITFPFPQPSTPGSHLLTVAYPGDATLSPSIATYAFQVGNLTATGSFTVTAANLTVANGSQGSIPINATPAGGYSGRVAWSLAATTTNGTAEVCYSIRPSSTNNPNAATLTIFVGSACNSTAPADRSNLRSINSRVASKQETPSPWRKTPQIALYAGLILCGSLAGRRRKIRLSLLLALASLTYITTGLTGCGGGGGSKPGTPPAVTPTATTYTITLTGNDSVNTSITASTTFTLTVN, from the coding sequence ATGAAGCAGCTTCGTCGAGTAGTCCTGCCACTCCTTACAGTGGCCCTGCTGTTCTCCTCTCTGCCCTCGTTCTCCCAGACGCCAGAGCCCCGGATAAAAGGCGCCATCACCGAAACCTCCCGCGCAGTCCTTCCCAACTCACGCTCCCCAAGAGTGCGCACCGCTGAGGACCTCGGCGCCGTCTCCTCCGACACAACCATCCCAGGCATCACGCTCGTCTTCAAGCGCTCGGCCACCCAGGAAACCACCCTGCAGGAGCTCCTCTCCGCCCAGCAGAACCCGTCCTCGCCGCTCTATCACCACTGGCTCACCCCTGAGATCTTCGCCACTCGCTTCAGTGTCTCCGACCAGGACATCGCAGCCACTCAAAGCTGGCTCGCCTCGCGCGGCTTTCACATCGACAGGGTATCCCGCAGCCGAGACCGCATCACCTTCTCCGGCACAGCGGCGCAGGTCGATGCCGCCTTCGGCACCGAGCTCCACCACTACCGCACAGTCGATAACGAAACCCACTTCGCCCCCGCAGCCGACCTCACCCTCCCCGCCGAGCTAGCCCCCGTAACCGCCGCCATCCTCCACCTCTCCGACTTCCGGCCCAAACCAAACGTCAAGCTACAAACCCGCCCTCAACCCGACTACACGACGCTTTCGACACAAACCCACTACCTCGGCCCACAAGACATCGCCACAATGTATGACCTGAACACGCTCTACAGCAGCGGGTTCAATGGTTCCGGCCAGGGCCTCGCGGTTGTAGGTCAGTCCTATGCTGGCTCCGCGGTCTCGTTCTTCAAGGGAAACCTCTCGCCGGGCAGCGGTAACATCAGCTTTGTCCTGGTTCCAGGCTCAGGTGTTGAGGCCATCTCGCCAGGCGATGAGGGGGAGTCCGAAATCGACCTCGAATACTCCTCCGGTATCGCCACGGAGGCCAACATCTTCTTCGTTCATGTAGGGGCCAACCAGAACTACGATGTCTTCGACGCCCTGGCGTTCACGATCGACCAAAACATAGCCCCCGTGGTTAGCATCAGTTATGGCATCTGCGAACCACTGATGAGCGCGGCAGATCTCGATCAGGGAAATGCGCTCTTCGAACAAGCGGCGGCTCAGGGACAAACCCTCGTTGCTGCTGCGGGTGACAGCGGCTCTACCGCCTGCGCCGCCTATCCCTCTTCAGAGGTTACCGCCACACAGCAACAGGCTCTCTCGGTTTCATATCCTGCGGACAGTCCCTATGTCACGGCGGTAGGCGGAACTCAGATGGCAACCGGAACCTTTGCCCCAGGGGCCAGTCAATATTGGTCAACCGCCAGCAACGGAAATCTGATCAGTTCTCTACTCTCCTACGTTCCAGAGGTGGTTTGGAACGAGGGCTCGTCCTCGTTCGGCATCGCCGCAAGTGGTGGCGGCACCAGCGCCCACTTCTCACGGCCCACTTGGCAGACCAGTGTCCCGGGGATATCTTCTGGAGCCTACCGCCTCTTGCCCGACATAGCTCTTCAGTCTTCAATCAAAAGTCCCGGCTTCCTCTTCTGCTCCGACGACCCGTCTCTGACGAACTCACAGGGGCAGAGCGCCAGTTGCGCCAATGGACTCGGGGGTAGTAACACGAACTTCCCGGTAGCCGGCGGAACCAGCTTTGCCACGCCCATCTTCGCCGGTCTGATCGCCATCCTCAACCAGGCCCAGCAGGAAACAGGACAGGGAAACATCAACCCCATCCTGTACGGCCTGGCATCGAATCCTGCATCGTATGCAGCGGTGTTTCACGATATTGTCTCCGGTACGAACGCCTGCGCTGCTGGCACTCCCTCTTGCGCAGCGCCCGGCGAGTCAGGATACCCGGCAACCCCAGGGTATGACGAGGCTACCGGTCTAGGCAGCGTCGATTTCGGCCAGTTGGCTAAGGCGTTACCTCCAAGCCCAACCACGAAACTAATACCGACCACTATCCGGATCAATTCTGTCTTTACCGATACTCCGGGAGACATTGCCGTTCAAATTACCGTGGGACCGGCCAGCTCTCCTGTCAATGCCGTTGCTCTCACCGGCGGCGTTTCGGTGTCCCTCGATGGCACTGTCTTGAACCCTTCGCTTGCGTTCCCGTCGACTCCTTACTATAACGACGGCGGCCAACTCATCACCTTTCCTTTTCCGCAGCCGTCGACCCCCGGTTCTCATTTGCTGACCGTCGCCTACCCTGGTGACGCAACACTTTCACCTTCCATCGCAACCTACGCCTTCCAGGTCGGGAACCTGACAGCTACCGGCAGCTTCACGGTTACAGCCGCAAACCTCACGGTCGCAAACGGCAGCCAGGGAAGCATTCCAATCAACGCGACGCCCGCTGGGGGGTACAGCGGCAGAGTTGCCTGGTCTCTCGCCGCCACAACTACGAATGGCACAGCTGAAGTGTGCTACTCCATCCGCCCATCCTCCACCAACAACCCAAACGCGGCTACACTCACCATCTTCGTAGGTTCGGCATGCAACTCAACGGCCCCGGCCGACCGTTCGAACCTTCGCTCTATCAACTCTCGCGTTGCCTCGAAGCAGGAGACTCCGTCCCCATGGCGCAAAACGCCGCAGATCGCTCTCTACGCCGGGCTGATCCTCTGCGGCTCTCTAGCAGGACGTCGGCGTAAGATCCGCCTGTCGCTGCTACTGGCTCTGGCATCTTTGACTTACATCACCACTGGCCTCACCGGCTGCGGTGGTGGCGGGGGAAGCAAACCCGGCACGCCACCGGCAGTAACACCCACTGCGACCACCTACACCATCACCTTGACCGGAAATGACTCCGTCAACACGTCGATCACCGCCTCAACCACCTTCACCCTCACAGTCAATTAG
- a CDS encoding MarR family winged helix-turn-helix transcriptional regulator, translating into MDHKEMERGQPAFLLAQLGAHAANQFTERLAVLQLTPADAGILRLLRVAAAISQQELSEKLRIHPSRLVAILDNLERRQLVERKPNPNDRRLYSLHLTGAGGEILERIGKVAREHQDALLSALSAGDRKKLSELLQQVADQQKLTRGVHPGYQRLGKTKPSDLKHS; encoded by the coding sequence ATGGACCACAAAGAGATGGAAAGAGGACAGCCGGCATTTCTACTCGCGCAGTTGGGCGCGCATGCCGCCAATCAATTCACCGAGCGATTAGCTGTGCTGCAACTCACTCCCGCGGATGCAGGGATACTGCGGTTGCTGCGCGTCGCAGCGGCGATCAGCCAGCAGGAACTCTCGGAGAAGTTGCGCATTCATCCCAGCCGCCTGGTCGCCATCCTGGACAATCTGGAGCGGCGGCAACTTGTCGAGCGGAAACCAAACCCCAATGACCGGCGGCTCTATTCGCTCCATCTCACCGGGGCAGGAGGCGAAATCCTGGAGCGAATTGGCAAGGTGGCCCGTGAGCATCAGGATGCGCTGCTCTCCGCACTGAGCGCCGGCGATCGCAAAAAGTTAAGCGAGTTGCTGCAGCAGGTCGCAGACCAGCAGAAGCTCACGCGCGGTGTTCACCCCGGGTATCAGCGGCTGGGCAAGACGAAGCCTTCCGACCTCAAGCATTCCTGA
- a CDS encoding DUF1569 domain-containing protein → MKNLFEVSAVDEVKGRMAQLRVDSAAQWGRMNAAQAVEHCARGMELALGDRRPPRMLIGRILGPMVKPKAFREGEPMRKNSPTVPGLEVEEERDLEAERKRLCGLIDRFAAAGPAGCTTHPHSFFGRLTPQEWSAWMYKHLDHHLRQFGA, encoded by the coding sequence ATGAAAAATCTCTTTGAAGTGTCGGCAGTGGACGAGGTGAAGGGGCGGATGGCGCAGTTGAGGGTTGATAGCGCGGCGCAGTGGGGCAGGATGAACGCAGCGCAGGCGGTGGAGCATTGTGCGAGGGGAATGGAGTTGGCGTTAGGGGACAGGCGTCCGCCGCGGATGTTGATCGGGAGGATTCTTGGGCCGATGGTGAAGCCGAAGGCGTTTCGAGAGGGCGAGCCGATGCGCAAGAACTCGCCTACGGTGCCGGGGCTGGAGGTGGAGGAGGAACGGGATCTTGAAGCGGAAAGGAAGCGGTTGTGCGGGCTGATCGACCGGTTTGCTGCGGCTGGGCCCGCGGGATGCACCACGCATCCGCATAGCTTCTTCGGGAGGTTGACGCCGCAGGAGTGGTCGGCGTGGATGTATAAGCACCTGGATCATCATCTGCGGCAGTTTGGGGCTTAG
- a CDS encoding Crp/Fnr family transcriptional regulator: MSEILPRPRNLILAQLPDAEYEALVRFLVPVELPLETRLSEPNEPIEFVYFLNSGLISTDALTAKGESVEVGVIGREGFSGLPALLDQPQMSHSVLMQGAGEGLRIRASIVRDQFLKGGALRRLVHSFAYLQLVQTTQSVLCNRMHEVDARLARWLLTSADRMESESLHLTQEFLAQMLGVQRSTVTVAAGDMQRAGVIGYSRGKINIMDRPELIKTACECYSIVTSSYDRIISKTSAEELSYVD, from the coding sequence ATGTCAGAGATACTTCCGCGACCAAGAAATCTCATACTGGCCCAGTTGCCGGATGCCGAGTATGAGGCGTTGGTGAGATTTCTTGTGCCTGTCGAACTGCCTCTGGAGACTCGCCTCTCCGAGCCCAACGAGCCTATCGAGTTCGTCTATTTTTTGAATAGCGGCTTGATTTCGACGGATGCGTTAACCGCGAAGGGCGAATCGGTGGAGGTTGGAGTGATTGGCCGTGAGGGGTTCTCCGGTTTGCCGGCGCTGCTGGATCAGCCGCAGATGTCGCACTCGGTGTTGATGCAGGGAGCGGGCGAGGGACTGCGAATCCGGGCCTCTATTGTGCGCGATCAGTTTTTGAAGGGTGGAGCGTTACGGCGGCTGGTTCATTCGTTCGCTTATCTGCAGCTTGTGCAGACGACTCAGTCGGTGTTGTGTAACCGCATGCACGAGGTGGATGCGAGGCTGGCGCGATGGCTGCTTACCTCTGCCGACAGGATGGAGTCGGAGTCGTTGCATCTGACCCAGGAGTTTCTGGCGCAGATGCTGGGGGTGCAGCGGTCGACGGTGACGGTGGCGGCTGGAGATATGCAGAGGGCCGGAGTCATCGGGTACAGTCGAGGAAAGATCAACATTATGGATCGCCCTGAGCTGATCAAAACAGCTTGCGAGTGCTACAGCATCGTGACTTCTTCGTACGATCGAATTATTAGCAAGACATCGGCTGAAGAGTTGAGTTACGTCGATTAG